The following are encoded together in the Serratia sp. UGAL515B_01 genome:
- the dapB gene encoding 4-hydroxy-tetrahydrodipicolinate reductase, whose translation MTDSQIRIAIAGAGGRMGRQLIQAVQLAPGVVLGAALERTGSSLVGTDAGEFAGVGVVGVTVSDNLDSVVNDFDILIDFTRPEGTLAHLACCMAHKKGMVIGTTGFDDAGKAAIQIAAQQISIVFAANFSVGVNVVLKLLEKAAKVMGDYTDIEIVEAHHRHKVDAPSGTALAMGEAIADALGRDLKECAVYQRVGHTGERDPKSIGFATIRAGDIVGEHTAMFADIGERVEITHKASSRMTFANGAVRAASWVSKRHNGLFDMRDVLDLDRL comes from the coding sequence ATGACTGATTCACAGATCCGCATTGCGATTGCGGGGGCCGGTGGCCGTATGGGGCGTCAATTAATCCAGGCAGTGCAACTGGCACCAGGCGTAGTGTTGGGAGCTGCACTGGAGCGCACTGGCTCAAGCTTGGTGGGTACTGATGCCGGTGAGTTTGCTGGTGTCGGTGTGGTTGGTGTAACCGTTAGCGACAACCTTGATAGCGTTGTCAATGATTTTGATATCCTGATCGATTTCACCCGTCCGGAAGGCACCTTAGCTCATCTGGCATGCTGTATGGCTCATAAAAAAGGTATGGTGATTGGTACTACCGGTTTTGATGATGCGGGTAAAGCGGCGATCCAGATTGCTGCACAACAGATTAGTATCGTATTTGCCGCCAACTTCAGTGTTGGTGTGAACGTGGTGCTCAAGCTGTTGGAAAAAGCGGCTAAGGTCATGGGGGATTACACCGATATCGAAATTGTGGAGGCCCATCACCGTCATAAGGTCGATGCACCTTCTGGTACTGCTCTCGCTATGGGGGAGGCGATTGCCGATGCGTTAGGCCGCGATTTAAAAGAATGCGCTGTTTACCAACGCGTGGGTCATACCGGCGAGCGTGATCCAAAAAGCATAGGTTTTGCCACAATCCGCGCTGGGGATATTGTGGGTGAACATACCGCTATGTTTGCAGATATTGGTGAACGCGTGGAGATTACCCATAAAGCATCAAGCCGTATGACTTTTGCCAATGGTGCAGTACGTGCAGCATCCTGGGTTTCAAAGCGTCATAATGGACTATTTGATATGCGAGATGTGCTTGATTTAGACCGGTTGTAG